Proteins encoded in a region of the Verrucomicrobiia bacterium genome:
- a CDS encoding immunoglobulin domain-containing protein encodes MHSSLKPSASPRTRRKRLFLSLLMGGALVTAAPLHAGSQVLAWGANNDGQCNVPPGLTNVTALAGGGVHSLALRDNGTVVAWGGGSFGETTVPANLTNVLAIAANYGDSLALKRDGTVVGWGSQAGAVPAGVTNVTAIVAGYDHELALRSDGTVVSWDGTNLPPPGLSNVVAIAAGNGHSLALKADGTVVAWGNNAAGQAGVPAGISNAVAVAAGDAHSLVLLSDGTLRAWGNNADGQTNIPAGLSNVVAIAAGSAHNVALTAAGKVWAWGRNDFGQATTSSNLSHVASVAAGLYHNLALVGDGSPTITIQPFSQAVALGKDTVLRVLAAGDAPLSYQWSHNGTNLNGATAPALHLANIQAADAGEYRVQVYNGHGAALSAPATVTPLAIPPWIVEQPQDGSVVCGDNTAFQVVADGTSPFAYQWFFQELPITDATNAILALNHVTSSGDGLYSVVISNAFGAVTSRLAQLMVLGETPTITSSLTVTGKQGEPFTYTITALHSPTEFGAFGLPAGLAVNATNGVIAGVPLESGLFEVTLRTGNECAQDVQTLMLSLVASAPAITSAVTATGTEGAAFNYQITASGSPTGFGATGLPLNLHVDPVTGNITGVPLYGGEYDVTLLASNLWGAATTNLHLSFGYAQVAGLAIEDVKTNYASPYLLEFEFSLRDGSDPTADHAVVVPPRLLSVTCREDDKVISASETGAQIAPASNRARPGNQPILANLVLDFTASIASLANGDANTNGISDAVDNLTTAANAFVDSLPPDALIGVYEFHRDDADPQQVLALTSDRAALHAAINGIWTNYVQGFPAGSLCWDALSTAIADLAATNAAAQRCVICLSDGQDESSINTADDVIDAATNASVKVFCVAIGSQPNAADLTRIAAQTGGRYYTADVATDIPDELSQVAKDLAGRYIVRWATLKRSNKPFMPSFQISYQGFTADSPTNPISMEVDDTVDPPVTNYTTNFIISYFNPASYAGDVTVGSLRLVNDPAVAPASVTLQATYIPRYVRQLRLHVQPNWPMTYALQSVAPGEILAGWSVSGTNDGSGGLWLDLASPGPTNYLPFASFGDLVRFDLRDLADPASAFSGFAVDNSVYPTNGPSFQLTNGTSFVETFAPLPHGTPVPWLIAHGITSDFANAELQDPDGDGVPTWSEYWAGTDPQDPGSKFAVQPPSATGLYGHYQIAFASAVNRTYRVEASTDLQTWEIIEDQIPGTGAAIIVTDPRSPWNAPQMYYRVLVW; translated from the coding sequence TTGCACTCATCACTGAAACCATCCGCGTCCCCCCGGACGCGCCGGAAAAGGTTGTTCCTGTCGCTGCTCATGGGCGGAGCGCTGGTGACGGCTGCGCCGCTGCATGCGGGCAGCCAGGTGCTCGCCTGGGGTGCCAACAACGATGGCCAGTGCAACGTCCCGCCCGGCTTGACGAACGTCACGGCGCTGGCGGGCGGCGGCGTGCACAGCCTCGCGTTGCGTGACAACGGCACGGTGGTGGCGTGGGGCGGCGGCTCGTTTGGCGAAACCACCGTTCCCGCCAATCTGACCAATGTCCTCGCCATCGCCGCGAATTACGGCGACAGCCTCGCGTTGAAGCGCGATGGCACCGTGGTCGGCTGGGGTTCGCAAGCCGGCGCAGTGCCTGCGGGCGTGACCAATGTGACGGCCATCGTGGCGGGTTATGATCACGAACTTGCGCTGCGGAGCGACGGGACAGTCGTCAGTTGGGATGGCACCAACCTCCCGCCGCCGGGCTTGTCCAATGTGGTCGCCATCGCGGCCGGCAACGGTCACAGCCTTGCCCTGAAGGCTGACGGAACAGTGGTGGCCTGGGGCAACAATGCAGCCGGTCAGGCCGGGGTCCCGGCTGGTATTTCCAACGCGGTGGCCGTGGCGGCAGGGGACGCGCACAGCCTGGTGCTGCTGAGTGACGGCACGCTGCGCGCCTGGGGCAACAATGCCGATGGGCAGACGAACATTCCGGCCGGCTTGAGCAACGTGGTGGCCATCGCCGCCGGCAGCGCGCACAACGTGGCGTTGACGGCGGCCGGCAAGGTTTGGGCCTGGGGCCGCAATGATTTTGGCCAGGCGACCACCTCGTCGAATCTTTCCCATGTCGCGAGCGTGGCCGCGGGTTTGTATCACAATCTGGCGCTGGTCGGTGACGGTTCGCCAACGATCACCATCCAGCCCTTCAGCCAGGCGGTGGCGCTGGGCAAGGACACCGTGCTCCGCGTCCTGGCCGCCGGCGATGCGCCGTTATCCTACCAGTGGTCCCACAATGGCACGAACCTGAACGGCGCGACCGCCCCGGCCCTGCATCTGGCCAACATTCAAGCCGCCGACGCGGGCGAATACCGCGTGCAGGTTTACAACGGCCACGGCGCGGCGCTGAGCGCCCCCGCCACCGTGACGCCCCTGGCCATTCCGCCGTGGATTGTCGAGCAGCCGCAGGATGGCTCCGTGGTTTGCGGCGACAACACCGCGTTCCAGGTGGTGGCCGATGGCACATCTCCGTTTGCCTACCAATGGTTCTTTCAGGAACTGCCGATTACGGACGCAACGAATGCCATCCTTGCCCTGAATCACGTCACGTCCAGCGGCGATGGGCTGTATTCCGTGGTCATCAGCAATGCCTTTGGCGCCGTGACCAGCCGGCTGGCGCAATTGATGGTGCTGGGCGAAACCCCGACCATAACGAGTTCACTGACAGTCACGGGCAAACAGGGCGAGCCGTTCACCTACACCATCACCGCGCTGCATTCACCGACGGAATTTGGCGCCTTTGGGTTGCCGGCCGGCCTGGCGGTCAATGCCACGAATGGCGTCATCGCGGGCGTGCCACTGGAAAGCGGACTGTTTGAGGTGACGCTGCGAACCGGCAACGAGTGCGCGCAGGATGTGCAAACGCTGATGCTCAGCCTGGTCGCCTCGGCACCGGCCATCACCAGCGCCGTCACGGCGACGGGCACGGAAGGCGCCGCGTTCAACTATCAAATCACGGCCAGCGGTTCACCCACCGGCTTTGGCGCCACGGGTCTGCCGCTGAACCTGCACGTCGATCCGGTGACGGGAAACATCACCGGCGTGCCGCTCTACGGCGGCGAATACGACGTCACCCTGCTCGCCAGCAATCTCTGGGGCGCGGCGACGACGAACCTGCACCTCAGCTTTGGGTATGCGCAAGTGGCGGGGCTCGCGATTGAAGATGTCAAAACGAACTATGCGTCGCCCTATCTGCTGGAGTTCGAGTTCTCTCTGCGCGACGGCAGCGATCCCACCGCCGATCACGCGGTCGTGGTGCCGCCGCGGCTGCTGTCGGTGACCTGCAGGGAGGACGACAAGGTGATCAGCGCCTCGGAAACCGGCGCGCAAATCGCCCCGGCCAGCAACCGCGCCCGGCCCGGCAACCAGCCGATCCTGGCCAACCTGGTCCTGGATTTCACCGCCAGCATCGCCTCGCTGGCCAACGGCGATGCCAACACCAACGGCATCTCCGACGCGGTGGACAATCTCACGACCGCGGCCAACGCATTTGTGGACAGCCTGCCGCCGGATGCGTTGATTGGGGTTTACGAGTTCCACCGCGACGACGCGGACCCGCAGCAAGTTCTCGCGCTGACCTCGGACCGCGCGGCGCTGCACGCGGCCATCAACGGCATCTGGACCAATTACGTCCAAGGATTCCCGGCCGGCTCCCTGTGTTGGGACGCGCTTTCAACGGCCATCGCCGACCTGGCGGCCACCAATGCCGCGGCGCAACGCTGCGTCATCTGCCTTTCGGACGGCCAGGATGAATCCAGCATCAACACGGCCGACGACGTGATCGATGCCGCCACGAACGCCAGCGTGAAGGTCTTCTGCGTGGCCATCGGTTCGCAGCCGAACGCCGCCGATCTGACCCGGATCGCCGCGCAAACCGGCGGACGTTATTACACGGCCGACGTGGCAACGGACATTCCGGACGAACTGTCGCAGGTCGCCAAGGACCTGGCTGGACGCTACATCGTGCGGTGGGCCACGTTGAAGCGGAGCAACAAACCCTTCATGCCCTCGTTCCAAATTTCCTATCAAGGATTCACGGCCGATTCGCCCACCAATCCCATCAGCATGGAGGTGGACGACACCGTGGATCCGCCGGTGACCAACTACACGACCAACTTCATCATCTCGTATTTCAATCCGGCGAGCTATGCCGGCGACGTGACCGTGGGGTCGCTGCGGCTGGTGAACGATCCCGCGGTAGCGCCGGCATCGGTGACGCTGCAGGCCACCTACATTCCGCGCTACGTCCGCCAACTGCGCCTGCACGTGCAGCCCAACTGGCCGATGACCTACGCGTTGCAATCTGTCGCGCCGGGCGAAATTCTCGCGGGCTGGAGCGTTTCCGGAACCAACGACGGCAGCGGCGGGCTCTGGCTGGATCTGGCAAGTCCGGGCCCGACGAACTATCTGCCTTTCGCCTCCTTTGGCGATCTGGTCCGCTTTGACCTGCGCGATTTGGCCGATCCCGCCAGCGCCTTCAGCGGGTTCGCCGTGGACAACAGCGTTTATCCCACGAACGGCCCCAGCTTCCAGCTCACGAACGGGACGAGCTTCGTGGAAACCTTCGCGCCGCTGCCGCACGGCACGCCGGTTCCCTGGCTGATTGCCCACGGCATCACCAGCGACTTCGCCAATGCGGAGCTGCAGGATCCGGATGGCGACGGCGTGCCGACCTGGAGCGAGTATTGGGCCGGCACCGATCCACAGGATCCTGGTTCCAAATTCGCCGTGCAGCCGCCAAGCGCCACCGGGCTTTACGGCCATTACCAGATCGCCTTTGCCTCGGCGGTCAACCGGACCTACCGCGTGGAGGCCTCCACCGACCTGCAAACGTGGGAAATCATCGAAGACCAAATCCCCGGCACGGGCGCCGCGATCATTGTCACGGACCCGCGCAGCCCGTGGAATGCGCCGCAGATGTATTACCGCGTGCTCGTCTGGTGA
- a CDS encoding M13 family metallopeptidase, producing MKNFARFFCYTFSIAVMVLPSTAADKPPVVPRFSVGYMDRSVSPGTNFYEFANGNWAKNNPVPADKSRWGSFIELAERNWYLIHEILETASQESAGPNTPRKQVGDFFASAMDTNRIETLGFKPIAADLKRIDSVRSTKELFALLADFHRTGVGGLFGAGVGPDEKNSSIYAYQLGQGGLTLPDRDYYLKESFAEVREKYRAHLTKMFALLGDKPAAAATNAAIVLDLETALAKASRAREELRNPEKNYNKFTTAEFLKANPTIPWTVYFTEYGLASGPGVTGKNLVPLNYEIVGQPEFFTALDKLLAERPIQDWRVYLRWHLLHGAAPFLQRAVEQENFAFFGKVISGQQEQEPRWKRAGKVIDGCIGEALGQLYVEKYFPPEAKARMNELVKNLKEVFHDHLLKLDWMSDATRAKALAKFDRFTQKIGYPDKFRDYSSLEIRRDDFLGNVKRAAAFEDRRELVRLGKAVDKTEWHMTPETVNAYFNPSQNEIVFPAGILQPPFFDMTMDDAVNYGAIGVVIGHEITHGYDDQGRKFDADGNLNDWWTDADATNFEARAQKVVDQYNAYEPLPGLHVNGKLTLGENIADLGGVTIAYDALQRALAKNPAQRKTIDGFTPEQRFFISFAQIWRTNIRDAEQRRLVTVDPHSPGQFRAIGPLVNVQSFYDAFGITATDPMWRAPELRAKIW from the coding sequence ATGAAAAATTTCGCCCGCTTTTTCTGCTACACATTTTCCATTGCTGTAATGGTTTTGCCCTCCACGGCCGCGGACAAACCACCAGTCGTGCCGCGGTTCTCCGTCGGCTACATGGATCGTTCGGTGTCGCCGGGGACGAATTTCTACGAATTCGCCAACGGCAACTGGGCTAAAAACAATCCGGTGCCGGCGGACAAATCCCGTTGGGGCAGCTTCATCGAGCTGGCCGAGCGCAACTGGTATTTGATTCACGAAATCCTTGAAACGGCGAGCCAGGAATCCGCCGGTCCCAACACGCCTCGAAAGCAGGTCGGTGATTTTTTCGCGTCAGCCATGGACACCAATCGGATCGAAACGCTCGGCTTCAAGCCGATTGCCGCCGATCTCAAGCGCATCGATTCCGTCCGCTCAACGAAGGAACTATTCGCGTTGCTGGCGGATTTCCATCGCACCGGTGTTGGCGGGCTGTTCGGCGCAGGCGTAGGGCCGGACGAAAAGAACAGTTCCATCTATGCCTATCAACTCGGCCAGGGTGGGCTGACGCTTCCCGATCGGGATTATTATCTCAAGGAAAGCTTCGCCGAAGTCCGGGAAAAATACCGCGCGCATCTGACCAAAATGTTCGCGTTGCTGGGCGACAAACCCGCGGCTGCCGCCACCAACGCCGCGATCGTGCTGGACCTGGAAACGGCGCTGGCCAAGGCAAGCCGCGCCCGCGAAGAACTGCGCAATCCGGAAAAAAACTATAACAAATTCACAACTGCTGAATTCTTAAAGGCCAACCCGACGATTCCGTGGACGGTTTACTTCACCGAATATGGCCTGGCATCTGGACCCGGAGTTACAGGAAAGAATCTCGTGCCGCTCAACTACGAAATCGTCGGGCAGCCGGAGTTCTTCACGGCCCTGGACAAACTGCTCGCCGAACGCCCGATCCAGGATTGGCGGGTCTATTTGCGCTGGCATCTGTTGCATGGCGCGGCGCCGTTCCTGCAACGTGCGGTCGAACAGGAAAACTTCGCGTTCTTCGGCAAGGTCATCAGCGGCCAGCAGGAACAGGAACCGCGCTGGAAGCGGGCGGGCAAGGTCATCGACGGTTGCATCGGCGAGGCGCTGGGCCAGCTTTACGTCGAAAAATATTTCCCGCCGGAAGCCAAGGCGCGAATGAACGAACTCGTGAAAAACCTGAAGGAGGTTTTTCACGATCATCTGCTGAAGCTGGACTGGATGTCCGACGCGACCCGCGCGAAAGCCCTGGCAAAGTTCGACCGGTTCACGCAGAAGATTGGTTACCCGGACAAGTTCCGTGATTACTCCAGCCTCGAAATCCGGCGCGATGATTTTCTGGGCAATGTCAAACGCGCCGCGGCGTTTGAGGACCGGCGGGAGCTGGTCCGCCTGGGCAAGGCGGTGGATAAAACCGAATGGCACATGACGCCGGAAACCGTCAACGCCTACTTCAATCCGTCCCAAAACGAAATCGTCTTCCCCGCGGGCATCCTGCAGCCGCCGTTCTTCGACATGACCATGGACGACGCGGTGAATTATGGCGCCATCGGCGTGGTCATCGGCCACGAAATCACGCACGGCTACGATGACCAGGGGCGCAAGTTCGATGCGGACGGCAACCTGAACGACTGGTGGACGGACGCCGACGCCACGAATTTCGAGGCCCGCGCCCAAAAGGTCGTGGATCAATACAATGCCTATGAACCGCTGCCGGGCCTGCACGTCAACGGCAAGTTGACGCTGGGAGAAAACATCGCCGATCTCGGTGGCGTGACCATTGCCTACGACGCCTTGCAACGGGCTTTGGCCAAAAATCCGGCGCAGCGGAAAACAATCGATGGCTTCACGCCCGAACAACGGTTCTTCATCTCATTCGCACAAATCTGGCGCACCAACATCCGCGATGCCGAGCAACGCCGGCTCGTTACCGTGGACCCGCATTCGCCCGGACAGTTCCGCGCCATCGGACCGCTCGTGAATGTGCAGTCGTTCTACGACGCCTTCGGCATTACCGCCACCGATCCCATGTGGCGGGCGCCGGAACTGCGGGCGAAGATCTGGTAG
- a CDS encoding N-6 DNA methylase, producing the protein MIGQFFTPAIVAECMFQLAGVSARERVIDPSCGDGAFLRSAPQGVLFHGCEIDPQPASAARPLVPAGRFIEGDALRGLTELWGTFDLAIGNPPFSAQSNLETRAEVLRGYDLGAGRKSQCLEILFLELFWKLAKPGGKIAIILPDGPLSNKPFKHVRDWLLCRVHVEAIISLPRGIFRGTTAKTNILIAQRLPLSSRAYRDPTCLLECASVTDLKPLRLHEWRKVESRWRQAVLADEPDWRPEAQDRNGLELASNSVRLGDLFRLRTGYALYGKKRDLFDYPGQERVLLIRAKNLAPEGGLRLDQNCAYISRAGEMHCEASLVQPGEILFVRVGAGCYGRTALVPRGLEAQADDWIHVLTPLRDVDGPGVVAWFNSEAGRSAVRRLAKGVGTLSISKTSLAELRLPKALVRPNGHAPKLEPQSATTKRREKVAQSVSRGSSLCVDAVN; encoded by the coding sequence GTGATTGGGCAGTTCTTCACCCCCGCGATTGTCGCTGAATGCATGTTCCAGCTCGCCGGCGTTTCGGCGAGGGAACGGGTCATTGACCCAAGCTGTGGTGATGGCGCCTTTCTCCGATCCGCTCCCCAAGGGGTTTTATTCCACGGTTGCGAGATTGATCCACAGCCTGCGTCGGCGGCACGTCCGTTGGTGCCGGCCGGGCGTTTTATTGAAGGGGATGCGCTTCGGGGGTTGACGGAACTGTGGGGGACTTTTGATTTAGCCATTGGCAATCCCCCGTTCAGCGCACAATCGAACCTGGAAACCCGCGCAGAAGTTCTACGAGGTTATGACCTGGGTGCGGGGCGGAAATCGCAATGTCTCGAAATTTTGTTTCTCGAATTGTTCTGGAAGCTTGCGAAGCCGGGCGGAAAGATTGCGATTATCCTCCCGGACGGCCCCCTGAGCAACAAGCCATTCAAGCATGTGCGCGACTGGTTGCTTTGCCGGGTGCATGTTGAGGCCATCATCAGTTTGCCGCGCGGTATTTTCAGAGGAACCACGGCTAAAACGAACATCCTGATTGCACAGCGGTTGCCATTATCATCTCGGGCATATCGCGACCCCACCTGTCTGCTCGAATGCGCAAGCGTCACTGATTTGAAACCTCTCCGGTTGCATGAATGGCGAAAAGTTGAGTCGCGTTGGCGGCAAGCAGTCTTGGCTGACGAACCGGATTGGCGGCCGGAAGCACAGGATCGAAACGGCTTGGAGTTGGCAAGCAATTCTGTGCGCTTGGGCGACCTGTTCCGGCTAAGGACGGGCTACGCACTCTACGGCAAAAAGCGTGACTTGTTTGATTACCCCGGCCAAGAACGCGTGCTGCTCATTCGGGCCAAGAATCTGGCTCCCGAAGGAGGCCTGCGGCTGGACCAAAACTGCGCTTACATTTCACGCGCGGGAGAGATGCATTGCGAAGCATCCCTCGTGCAACCGGGGGAGATTTTGTTCGTGAGGGTAGGCGCCGGTTGTTACGGACGAACCGCCCTCGTGCCGCGTGGGCTCGAGGCTCAGGCGGATGATTGGATTCATGTGCTTACGCCGTTGAGGGATGTTGACGGGCCGGGCGTGGTCGCATGGTTCAACAGCGAGGCGGGGCGTTCTGCCGTCCGAAGGCTGGCGAAAGGAGTTGGAACCTTGAGCATTTCTAAAACATCGCTGGCCGAGTTAAGGCTTCCAAAGGCGCTGGTTCGACCGAACGGGCACGCTCCAAAACTGGAACCCCAATCAGCCACAACGAAACGAAGGGAAAAGGTCGCGCAATCAGTTTCACGCGGGTCGTCACTGTGTGTGGATGCGGTCAATTGA
- the mutS gene encoding DNA mismatch repair protein MutS has product MAAEAQLTPMMAQYRRIKGELPKDALLLFRLGDFYEMFFEDAQAGAQLCNLALTKRNGVPMCGLPFHAANGYIARILKAGRKVAICDQMEDAKPGKLVKREVTQILSPGTHFDERMLTAERNNFLAAVLAAGKTIGLALVDLTTGDFKVTQIDSEAALLTELDRLRPAEIIFPSEAGSLRELIQPAFPILIPHEDWTFAPETAVFTLREHFGVASLDGFGLKNKNAAIGAAGAVLHYLTQHLRRDIKHLTRLTCYECRDFLVLDGTTLRHLEILEPLHKDAPPPGSLYKALNRTVTPMGARRLRDWLSQPLAAVEPIRQRQDAVQAWLDNSPALDQFRAQLTEVRDLERTLGRLSTGSGNARDLLALRIALEQIPGLRAMLSAVVGQASSLSNEPNELSETFASSTLHETGKMPVPLLDSLTAQLTELPTLVELIARAIVDEPPLALKEGGIIRDGFSAELDELRAAARGGKDWIAKLQRDEIERTGISSLKVGFNSVFGYYIEVTKANLDKVPPHYTRKQTIANGERFITPELKEMEGKILGAEERSEKLEYELFQRVREEVLGQLPQIQQTASALAQLDVLASFAETARLFNHCRPEVRDEGVLLIREGRHPVLEQQLIEERFVPNDVALASSLVVPPLGGPANDTQPSEPPEGGTTSPDSALRVPHSAFPQIALITGPNMAGKSTYIRQVALLALLAHTGAFLPAAAARVDLVDRIFTRIGASDDLGRGQSTFMVEMSETANILNNATLRSLIVLDEIGRGTSTFDGLSLAWSIVEFLHNQAGAKTLFATHYHELTELAGRLKWVKNFNVAVREWNDSIVFLRKIVEGGTDKSYGIHVARLAGVPKPVIERAKVILRNLEESELTPEGNVRQPARHRAEREKLQQLPPPQMDLFG; this is encoded by the coding sequence ATGGCCGCCGAAGCCCAACTTACTCCCATGATGGCGCAGTATCGCCGCATCAAAGGCGAACTGCCCAAGGACGCGCTCCTGCTCTTCCGCCTCGGCGACTTCTACGAGATGTTTTTCGAGGACGCACAAGCAGGGGCTCAGCTCTGCAACCTCGCCCTCACCAAGCGGAATGGCGTCCCGATGTGCGGCCTGCCTTTTCATGCGGCGAACGGCTACATCGCCCGCATTCTCAAGGCTGGCCGCAAAGTCGCCATTTGCGACCAGATGGAGGACGCCAAGCCCGGCAAGCTCGTCAAACGCGAGGTCACGCAGATCCTTTCGCCCGGCACGCACTTCGACGAACGGATGCTCACCGCCGAGCGAAACAATTTCCTCGCGGCGGTGCTCGCCGCCGGAAAAACTATCGGCCTCGCGCTGGTGGACCTCACGACGGGTGATTTCAAAGTGACGCAAATCGACAGCGAAGCCGCGTTGCTCACGGAACTGGACCGCCTGCGCCCGGCGGAGATCATTTTTCCTTCCGAAGCCGGCTCCTTGCGTGAGTTGATCCAGCCTGCATTCCCGATCCTCATTCCGCACGAGGACTGGACCTTCGCACCGGAGACGGCGGTGTTCACTCTCCGCGAACATTTCGGCGTCGCTTCGCTCGATGGCTTTGGGCTGAAGAACAAGAACGCCGCCATTGGCGCGGCGGGCGCGGTGCTGCATTACCTCACGCAACATCTGCGCCGCGACATCAAGCATCTCACGCGGCTGACCTGCTACGAATGCCGCGACTTCCTCGTGCTCGACGGCACCACGCTGCGTCATCTCGAAATCCTCGAACCGCTGCACAAGGACGCGCCGCCGCCCGGCTCGCTTTACAAGGCGCTGAATCGCACCGTCACGCCGATGGGCGCCCGTCGCCTGCGCGACTGGCTTTCGCAACCGCTCGCCGCCGTCGAGCCCATTCGCCAACGTCAGGACGCCGTGCAGGCGTGGCTGGATAATTCCCCCGCGCTCGATCAGTTCCGCGCGCAGCTCACCGAAGTGCGCGATCTCGAACGCACGCTGGGCCGCCTCAGCACTGGCTCCGGCAACGCCCGCGACCTGCTCGCCCTGCGCATCGCACTGGAGCAGATTCCCGGCCTGCGCGCAATGCTCTCCGCCGTAGTGGGACAGGCTTCCAGCCTGTCCAATGAGCCAAACGAACTTTCAGAAACCTTTGCGTCGTCCACGCTTCACGAAACAGGCAAGATGCCTGTCCCACTGCTCGATTCCCTCACTGCCCAACTCACCGAACTCCCCACGCTCGTCGAGTTGATTGCCCGCGCCATCGTGGACGAACCGCCGCTGGCGTTGAAAGAGGGCGGCATCATCCGCGACGGCTTCAGCGCCGAGCTGGACGAACTGCGCGCCGCCGCGCGCGGCGGCAAGGATTGGATCGCCAAACTCCAGCGCGACGAGATCGAGCGCACCGGCATCAGCTCGCTCAAGGTCGGGTTCAACTCCGTCTTTGGCTATTACATCGAGGTCACGAAGGCGAACCTCGACAAGGTGCCGCCGCATTACACGCGCAAGCAGACCATCGCCAACGGCGAGCGCTTCATCACACCCGAGTTGAAGGAGATGGAAGGCAAAATTCTTGGGGCCGAGGAACGCAGCGAGAAGCTCGAATACGAACTCTTCCAGCGCGTGCGCGAGGAAGTCCTCGGCCAGCTCCCGCAAATCCAGCAGACCGCCAGCGCCCTCGCGCAACTCGACGTGCTCGCGTCCTTCGCCGAGACCGCGCGCCTGTTCAATCATTGCCGCCCCGAAGTGCGCGACGAAGGCGTGCTGCTCATCCGCGAAGGCCGTCACCCCGTGCTGGAGCAGCAGTTGATCGAGGAACGCTTTGTGCCGAATGATGTGGCGCTGGCTTCTTCGCTCGTAGTCCCGCCTTTAGGCGGTCCCGCGAATGACACGCAACCGTCCGAGCCGCCTGAAGGCGGGACTACAAGCCCCGATTCCGCGCTCCGCGTTCCGCACTCCGCATTCCCCCAAATCGCTTTGATCACCGGACCGAACATGGCGGGCAAATCCACCTATATCCGGCAGGTGGCGCTGCTGGCGTTGCTGGCCCACACCGGCGCGTTCCTGCCCGCTGCCGCGGCGCGTGTGGACCTTGTGGACCGCATTTTCACCCGCATCGGCGCGAGCGACGACCTCGGGCGCGGGCAATCCACCTTCATGGTCGAGATGAGCGAGACGGCGAACATCCTCAACAACGCCACACTGCGCAGCCTCATCGTGCTCGACGAGATCGGCCGCGGCACCAGCACCTTCGACGGCCTCAGCCTCGCGTGGAGCATCGTGGAATTTTTGCATAATCAGGCGGGCGCGAAGACGCTCTTCGCCACGCACTATCACGAACTCACCGAACTCGCCGGCCGCCTGAAGTGGGTAAAAAATTTCAACGTCGCCGTGCGCGAATGGAACGACTCAATTGTTTTTCTGCGCAAAATTGTCGAAGGCGGCACCGACAAGAGCTACGGCATCCACGTCGCGCGCCTGGCCGGCGTGCCCAAGCCCGTGATCGAGCGCGCGAAGGTGATCCTGCGCAACCTGGAAGAAAGCGAACTCACGCCCGAAGGCAACGTTCGCCAGCCCGCCCGCCACCGTGCCGAACGCGAGAAGCTCCAGCAGCTTCCGCCGCCGCAAATGGATTTGTTTGGGTGA